The following are encoded in a window of Gossypium raimondii isolate GPD5lz chromosome 13, ASM2569854v1, whole genome shotgun sequence genomic DNA:
- the LOC105784442 gene encoding uncharacterized protein LOC105784442 — protein MDMEVVVPVPLDFNFDSACSSPYMTAPSTPQRFGNGSSFFFSAPTSPTRASSSVAVPFEWEERPGIPKMNDFNGGIEKEDNTHGGGGEGCEDFEFDFSGQLERTSLSAEELFDGGKIRPLKPPPGFSELSSYSPKSPRSLRKKDIDPFETAIEKSRRRSAVEPKNTTQRGRETTSSSSSSYVHKKSRSLSPFRVSDHTMFEQDQTTASTTNPKSYVSSILSAISFSKGNRKWKLKDLLLFRSASEGRATSKDSFKKYAVLSKKEAEDVKSWSFRSTESVGSSSRRRGPVSAHELHYTANRAVSEEMRRKTFLPYKQGLLGCLGFNPGIHEVSRGIMSFTRG, from the coding sequence ATGGACATGGAAGTGGTGGTGCCGGTGCCGCTGGACTTCAACTTCGATAGCGCATGTTCGTCTCCCTATATGACTGCTCCTTCCACTCCTCAACGCTTTGGCAATGGCAGCAGCTTCTTCTTCAGTGCTCCAACCAGTCCAACTCGTGCTTCTTCTTCGGTTGCAGTCCCTTTCGAGTGGGAGGAAAGGCCTGGTATAccaaaaatgaatgattttaatgGCGGAATCGAGAAAGAAGATAACACCCACGGTGGTGGTGGTGAAGGGTGTGAAGATTTCGAGTTCGACTTTAGTGGGCAGTTAGAGAGGACGTCTTTGTCGGCCGAGGAGCTCTTCGATGGAGGAAAGATTCGGCCCTTGAAACCCCCACCTGGCTTTTCAGAGTTGTCAAGTTATTCACCCAAATCTCCCAGATCTCTCCGAAAGAAGGACATCGATCCATTCGAAACCGCCATCGAGAAGTCTCGTAGAAGATCGGCAGTGGAGCCCAAAAACACAACACAACGAGGCAGAGAAACaacttcatcatcatcttcaagctaCGTTCACAAGAAAAGCAGATCATTGTCTCCTTTCAGAGTATCCGACCACACCATGTTCGAGCAAGACCAAACCACTGCTTCTACAACGAATCCCAAATCTTACGTGTCTTCAATCTTATCAGCAATTTCATTCTCTAAAGGTAACAGGAAATGGAAGTTGAAAGATCTTTTGTTGTTTAGAAGTGCATCAGAAGGTAGAGCAACGAGTAAGGATTCCTTCAAGAAATATGCCGTCTTGTCTAAGAAAGAGGCAGAGGATGTTAAAAGTTGGAGCTTTCGTTCTACTGAGAGTGTTGGGTCGAGTTCGAGACGGAGAGGACCGGTTTCTGCCCACGAGTTGCATTACACGGCGAACCGGGCGGTGTCGGAGGAGATGAGGAGGAAGACTTTCTTGCCTTACAAGCAGGGTCTCCTTGGATGCTTGGGGTTCAACCCTGGAATACATGAGGTTTCTAGGGGTATTATGTCTTTCACACGTGGATGA
- the LOC105783247 gene encoding polyadenylate-binding protein RBP47B — translation MQSTNGTDLSSKQEQKQQPPPQQPPQWVANQWMGAMQYPTTAAMVMMQQQQMMMYPHHYMAYNNHFQYQQYQQQQGKQQYQQQQQSYSTKQQQHGSNSDEVKTIWVGDLVHWMDESYLHSCFSHTGEVSSVKIIRNKQTGQSEGYGFVEFYSREAAEKVLQSYNGSLMPNTEQPFRLNWASFSVNERRPDSGSDLSIFVGDLAADVTDTMLHETFSSRFQSVKGAKVVIDSNTGRSKGYGFVRFGDENERSRAMTEMNGVYCSSRPMRIGVATPKKASGYQQQYSSQAVVLAGGNASNGAVAQGSQYNNDSNNATIFVGGLDSDVSDDDLRQPFSQFGEIISVKIPPGKGCGFVQFVNRKNAEEAIQSLNGTTIGKQTVRLSWGRNVNKQWRADSGNQWNGGYYQGQVYGGYGYGYGYAMPSNQDPSMYAAAAIPGAS, via the exons ATGCAGTCAACCAACGGTACTGATTTGAGCtcaaaacaagaacaaaaacaaCAGCCGCCGCCGCAACAACCCCCGCAGTGGGTGGCGAACCAGTGGATGGGAGCCATGCAGTACCCGACGACGGCGGCTATGGTAATGATGCAGCAGCAACAGATGATGATGTACCCTCATCATTATATGGCTTATAATAATCATTTCCAGTACCAACAATATCAACAACAGCAAGGTAAACAGCAATACCAGCAGCAGCAGCAAAGCTATTCAACGAAACAACAACAACATGGATCTAACTCGGATGAGGTTAAAACGATCTGGGTTGGTGACCTAGTTCATTGGATGGATGAGAGTTATCTTCATAGTTGCTTTTCTCACACTGGAGAG GTTTCTTCTGTAAAGATTATACGCAATAAGCAAACTGGTCAGTCTGAAGGATATGGCTTCGTGGAATTTTACTCACGGGAAGCAGCTGAAAAGGTTTTGCAAAGCTATAATGGCTCTTTAATGCCAAATACTGAACAGCCTTTTCGTTTGAATTGGGCTTCATTCAGTGTGAATGAAAGGCGACCTGATTCAGGCTCTGACCTATCTATATTTGTAGGAGATTTGGCTGCGGATGTAACTGATACAATGTTGCATGAAACCTTTTCTAGTAGATTTCAATCTGTCAAAGGAGCAAAAGTTGTTATTGATTCAAATACTGGTCGTTCTAAAGGTTACGGTTTTGTTAGGTTTGGTGATGAAAATGAAAGGTCAAGGGCCATGACTGAAATGAATGGTGTGTATTGCTCAAGTAGACCTATGAGAATTGGTGTTGCTACTCCCAAGAAAGCATCCGGATATCAGCAACAGTATTCTTCACAAG CTGTGGTATTGGCCGGTGGAAATGCATCAAATGGTGCTGTAGCCCAAGGTTCTCAATACAATAATGATTCAAATAATGCTACC ATATTTGTTGGAGGACTTGACTCTGATGTTAGTGATGATGATCTCAGACAACCCTTTTCCCAGTTTGGTGAGATCATCTCTGTGAAAATACCACCTGGAAAAGGTTGCGGATTTGTGCAATTTGTGAACAG GAAGAACGCTGAGGAAGCAATTCAGAGTTTGAACGGGACAACCATAGGGAAGCAGACTGTACGTCTTTCTTGGGGTCGCAATGTAAACAAACag TGGAGAGCCGATTCGGGTAACCAGTGGAATGGAGGATATTATCAAGGGCAAGTATATGGTGGTTATGGTTATGGTTACGGCTATGCTATGCCATCAAATCAGGATCCGAGCATGTATGCTGCAGCTGCTATTCCGGGTGCATCTTAA
- the LOC105783971 gene encoding uncharacterized protein LOC105783971 has product MAGDLSFFSKDSFILKLPKKSPLVLRMVVLLFVMVCGVYIFSICLKQISTSSTSEFLNIGVIQKPCPEPNIEPWEIPYVHYPNPKTFSRAECACNPVRYFAIMSMQRSGSGWFETLLNNHTNISSNGEVFSVKVRRTNVSTIVETLDKVYNLDWFTSASKNECTAAVGLKWMLNQGLMQYHKEIVEYFNARGVSAIFLFRRNLLRRMISILANSYDQNAKLLNGTHKSHVHSPLEADILASYKPVINATLLVPNIREVEETTKKALEYFKSTRHIILYYEDVVKNRTKLAEVQEFLKVPKRELSSRQVKIHKGSLSKHIQNWNDVEKALNGTQYESYLYGDYRR; this is encoded by the exons ATGGCCGGCGATCTGAGTTTCTTCAGCAAg GATTCTTTCATCCTAAAGCTGCCAAAGAAGTCTCCATTGGTGTTGAGGATGGTTGTGTTGTTGTTTGTAATGGTTTGTGGTGTGTATATATTCTCAATTTGTTTGAAGCAAATAAGCACCAGCAGCACGTCTGAGTTTTTGAATATCGGAGTGATTCAAAAGCCTTGTCCAGAACCTAATATTGAGCCATGGGAAATTCCTTACGTGCACTATCCGAACCCCAAAACTTTTAGCAG GGCCGAGTGCGCGTGCAATCCTGTCCGGTATTTTGCCATTATGTCAATGCAGAGATCTGGGAGCGGATGGTTTGAAACCTTATTGAACAATCATACTAACATAAGCTCAAATGGGGAGGTATTCTCTGTCAAAGTTAGGAGGACTAATGTGTCAACAATTGTTGAGACTTTGGACAAAGTGTACAACTTAGACTGGTTCACCAGTGCCTCCAAAAATGAGTGCACAGCTGCTGTTGGATTGAAGTGGATGCTTAATCAG GGATTGATGCAGTACCACAAAGAAATAGTGGAATACTTTAATGCTCGGGGTGTTTCAGCTATTTTTCTCTTTAGAAGGAATCTTTTGCGCAGGATGATTTCAATACTAGCTAATTCTTATGATCAGAATGCCAAGCTACTAAATGGAACCCACAAGTCTCATGTTCATTCCCCTCTCGAG GCTGACATACTTGCCAGTTACAAGCCTGTAATCAACGCAACGCTGCTAGTTCCAAATATAAGGGAGGTTGAAGAGACTACTAAAAAGGCATTGGAGTACTTCAAAAGCACCAGGCATATCATACTTTACTACGAGGATGTAGTAAAGAACCGCACT AAACTAGCCGAGGTTCAAGAATTCCTAAAAGTTCCAAAGAGGGAGTTAAGTAGTCGTCAGGTAAAGATACACAAGGGGTCATTATCCAAACACATTCAGAATTGGAATGATGTAGAAAAAGCACTCAACGGAACACAGTATGAAAGTTACCTATATGGAGATTACAGGAGGTAA